One window of the bacterium genome contains the following:
- a CDS encoding 4Fe-4S binding protein, with translation MGEIGYSKIFLTPEFGPRQRFAFIITDAPLQPDPIYEEPKICDRCMLCVKECPSGAISRKETVEVKVAEKTLEWGSLDELKCAACYQAGTPEYSPFMPEKVAKTLEGIFKYQSGSESKGMTDYTGDVWAYLREEFPYIRNAWESYHHPANICGAKGCIRACMIHLEQEGKLKNKFKQEFRKHQPWVIKRK, from the coding sequence ATGGGAGAGATTGGTTATAGTAAAATATTTCTTACACCAGAGTTTGGACCAAGACAGAGATTTGCATTTATTATTACAGATGCACCACTCCAACCAGACCCAATATATGAAGAGCCAAAGATATGTGATAGATGTATGTTATGTGTAAAAGAATGTCCTTCAGGTGCTATTAGTAGAAAAGAAACAGTAGAAGTAAAAGTTGCAGAAAAAACACTTGAATGGGGAAGTTTAGATGAACTCAAATGTGCTGCATGCTATCAGGCAGGTACACCTGAATATAGTCCATTTATGCCTGAAAAAGTAGCCAAAACATTAGAAGGAATTTTCAAATATCAATCTGGTTCGGAGTCAAAAGGAATGACTGATTATACTGGAGATGTATGGGCATATCTCAGGGAAGAATTTCCATACATTCGTAATGCATGGGAAAGTTATCATCACCCTGCTAATATATGTGGAGCAAAAGGGTGTATTCGTGCTTGTATGATACATTTAGAACAAGAGGGAAAATTAAAAAACAAATTTAAACAGGAGTTCAGGAAACATCAACCATGGGTAATAAAACGGAAATAA